One Mailhella massiliensis DNA segment encodes these proteins:
- a CDS encoding TAXI family TRAP transporter solute-binding subunit: MHTMFKALAVSAALTFLASGTAFAADRIELNAAAGNQGGVFYVGMGAVGNAIMQDNPDIDYSMFPSAGLTNIIRVQNNQSQIGVIQSNNGVMALKGLAPFKSPQKNITGLVNMNTRAHTHIVVTEASGITSMEDIRDKKLPIRININPSGGNNEMMPRLVFEAYGIGWNKLRENGAKLFPLSIPDSIDMMKDGRIDVDVYHGEEPAYKYTDIMSTVNIRFLDVDPEVVKNIADEYGMTVTEFSPEAYDGKAKGVRGLTSHTEIIANADMSEDLAYRITKAIVEHRQDIATAVPLWGTMTPEVACRTTVPLHPGAAKYYREIGVLK; the protein is encoded by the coding sequence ATGCATACCATGTTCAAAGCCCTTGCCGTAAGCGCAGCCCTTACCTTCCTAGCCTCGGGAACGGCGTTCGCCGCAGACAGGATTGAACTCAACGCCGCCGCGGGAAATCAGGGAGGCGTCTTCTATGTGGGCATGGGGGCCGTGGGCAACGCCATCATGCAGGACAACCCCGACATCGATTATTCCATGTTCCCCTCGGCCGGCCTCACCAACATCATCCGTGTGCAGAACAACCAGAGCCAGATCGGCGTCATCCAGTCCAACAACGGAGTCATGGCTCTGAAAGGCCTGGCTCCGTTCAAAAGCCCGCAGAAAAACATCACCGGGCTCGTCAACATGAACACCCGCGCGCATACCCACATCGTCGTCACCGAGGCCTCGGGCATCACCTCCATGGAGGATATCCGGGACAAGAAGCTGCCCATACGCATCAACATCAATCCCAGCGGCGGCAACAATGAAATGATGCCCCGTCTGGTATTTGAAGCCTACGGCATAGGCTGGAACAAGCTCAGGGAAAACGGCGCGAAGCTCTTCCCCCTTTCCATTCCCGACTCCATCGACATGATGAAGGACGGCCGCATCGACGTGGACGTGTATCACGGCGAAGAACCCGCCTACAAATACACGGATATCATGTCCACCGTGAACATCCGCTTCCTCGACGTGGACCCCGAAGTGGTGAAAAACATTGCCGACGAATACGGCATGACCGTTACGGAATTTTCCCCCGAAGCCTATGACGGCAAGGCGAAGGGCGTGAGAGGCCTCACTTCGCATACCGAAATCATCGCCAACGCGGACATGTCGGAAGACCTGGCCTACCGCATCACCAAGGCCATTGTGGAACACCGGCAGGATATCGCCACGGCAGTGCCCCTGTGGGGTACCATGACTCCCGAAGTCGCCTGCCGGACCACGGTGCCCCTGCATCCCGGTGCAGCCAAATACTACAGAGAAATCGGAGTCCTGAAGTAG
- a CDS encoding TRAP transporter permease, giving the protein MPTRASLKPLATAIAILFTLFQIYFTAFGVLEGTTMRADFLGFVMVLIFLLYPPFKYPEGRKEPAFFVMMDLCLCVLAIAISAYITLHSEEIMMRMRYAEEVPPMAFFLGVCAIVLTLEVTRRTTGWPLVIIALVFLAYAFWGDMLPSALKRMPITSDMILECMYLSNEGLYGIPTSVATGTIFGFIMFGAFLERSGMTNIFMDIACLLTKKSQGGPAKVAIFASGMFGTFSGSAVANVYGTGIFTIPLMKKVGYQPHFAGAVEAVASTGGQIMPPIMGAAAFLMADLAGVPYLEVAKAALLPAILYYLSLWSMIHFEAVRTNLGYIDAELVPPVSRVIGRLYYLLPIVILVTIMCMGKSVSLCANAATLSVPFIALFSAETRFSFRSFCEALELSAKNVLMIGSCCACAGIIIGVISLTGVGYKLMAVITSFAGNNLFLLCVCLMLTCLVLGMGVPTAPAYIIVATLGAPALIKAGCLPIVAHMFCFYFAILSVITPPVCQAAFAGAAIAEAPAMKTGFTAAKLGTIAFIVPFMFIYAPELAAQGSAPAIVVAVITSIIGVVLLAGGVQGYLLVPASLPERLMLIGGGLCMVMPGTLTDVIGLALAAAVIFFQFMKKRRAAAQVA; this is encoded by the coding sequence ATGCCGACAAGAGCATCTCTCAAACCTCTGGCAACAGCCATAGCGATCCTGTTTACTCTGTTCCAGATCTACTTCACCGCCTTCGGCGTTCTGGAAGGCACCACCATGCGCGCCGACTTCCTCGGCTTCGTCATGGTACTCATCTTCCTCCTCTATCCCCCGTTCAAGTACCCGGAGGGCAGAAAGGAACCCGCCTTCTTCGTCATGATGGATCTTTGCCTCTGCGTGCTGGCCATCGCCATATCGGCGTATATCACCCTGCACAGCGAGGAAATCATGATGCGTATGCGTTATGCCGAAGAAGTGCCGCCGATGGCCTTTTTCCTCGGCGTCTGCGCCATAGTCCTGACGCTGGAAGTCACGAGAAGAACCACGGGCTGGCCTCTGGTCATCATCGCGCTCGTGTTTCTCGCCTACGCATTCTGGGGCGACATGCTCCCCTCGGCGCTCAAGCGCATGCCCATCACGTCCGACATGATTCTGGAATGCATGTATCTTTCCAACGAAGGCCTGTACGGCATTCCCACTTCCGTAGCCACGGGTACCATTTTCGGATTCATCATGTTCGGGGCTTTTCTTGAACGCTCCGGCATGACCAACATCTTCATGGACATCGCCTGCCTGCTGACGAAAAAATCCCAGGGCGGCCCCGCCAAGGTGGCCATATTCGCCTCCGGCATGTTCGGCACCTTCTCCGGTTCCGCCGTGGCCAACGTGTACGGCACGGGCATCTTCACCATTCCGCTCATGAAAAAGGTAGGCTATCAGCCTCACTTTGCAGGCGCGGTGGAAGCCGTGGCATCTACGGGCGGCCAGATCATGCCCCCCATCATGGGCGCGGCTGCCTTCCTCATGGCCGACCTTGCAGGCGTGCCCTACCTCGAAGTGGCCAAGGCCGCGCTGCTGCCCGCCATTTTGTACTACCTTTCCCTGTGGAGCATGATCCACTTCGAAGCCGTGCGCACCAACCTCGGCTATATCGACGCGGAACTTGTGCCGCCCGTCTCCCGCGTGATCGGAAGGCTGTACTATCTTCTGCCCATCGTCATTCTCGTGACCATCATGTGCATGGGAAAAAGCGTCAGCCTCTGCGCCAACGCTGCCACGCTCTCCGTTCCCTTCATCGCGCTGTTCAGCGCCGAAACGCGCTTCTCCTTCCGCAGCTTCTGCGAGGCGCTGGAGCTTTCGGCAAAAAACGTGCTCATGATAGGCAGCTGCTGCGCCTGCGCAGGCATCATCATAGGAGTCATTTCCCTCACGGGCGTGGGCTACAAGCTCATGGCGGTGATCACCTCCTTTGCGGGCAACAACCTCTTTCTGCTCTGCGTATGCCTCATGCTCACCTGCCTCGTGCTCGGCATGGGCGTTCCTACGGCTCCGGCCTACATCATCGTGGCCACCCTCGGCGCTCCCGCCCTCATCAAGGCCGGATGTCTGCCCATCGTGGCGCACATGTTCTGCTTCTACTTCGCCATTCTTTCCGTCATCACGCCCCCGGTATGCCAGGCCGCCTTCGCCGGTGCGGCCATCGCCGAGGCCCCGGCCATGAAGACGGGATTCACCGCCGCAAAGCTCGGCACCATCGCCTTCATCGTGCCCTTCATGTTCATCTATGCGCCGGAACTTGCGGCGCAGGGCTCGGCCCCGGCCATCGTTGTCGCCGTCATCACCAGCATCATCGGCGTCGTTCTTCTCGCAGGCGGAGTGCAGGGATACCTGCTCGTTCCCGCCAGTCTGCCGGAAAGACTCATGCTCATCGGCGGCGGTCTGTGCATGGTCATGCCCGGCACGCTTACCGACGTCATCGGTCTCGCCCTGGCTGCGGCCGTGATCTTCTTCCAGTTCATGAAAAAGCGCAGGGCCGCCGCACAGGTCGCCTGA
- a CDS encoding SDR family NAD(P)-dependent oxidoreductase — protein MDKPVLIVTGSATGIGLAAARLLSSRYHIVGTWNRTAPSEEDRAFINGTFIQCDVSREEDCARLVEEARSLGSLRGLVHAAAVNPTPAPSVADMSLEFWNRILTNNLTGTFLLCRAVLPELRLQGGGSIVLVSSTAGRNGFSLAGGQPGHAKTAYATSKAGIIAFTKGLAREVAEEGIRVNCVAPGPIDTRMLPNKEATAKRVPMGRTGTAEECAEAIAFMLDNATYTTGCTLDVCGGQYMN, from the coding sequence ATGGACAAGCCTGTTCTCATCGTCACAGGTTCCGCCACCGGCATAGGACTTGCCGCCGCACGCCTGCTTTCTTCCCGTTATCACATAGTCGGAACCTGGAACCGTACGGCACCTTCCGAAGAAGACCGTGCCTTCATAAACGGAACCTTCATTCAGTGCGACGTTTCCCGGGAGGAAGACTGCGCCCGTCTCGTGGAAGAAGCGCGCAGCCTCGGCTCTCTGCGCGGACTCGTCCACGCGGCCGCCGTCAACCCCACTCCCGCGCCCTCCGTGGCCGATATGAGTCTGGAGTTCTGGAACCGCATACTCACCAACAACCTGACCGGCACTTTTCTGCTGTGCAGAGCCGTGCTGCCCGAACTGCGCCTTCAGGGCGGCGGTTCCATCGTGCTCGTCAGTTCCACTGCGGGACGCAACGGCTTTTCCCTTGCAGGCGGCCAGCCCGGTCATGCGAAAACCGCCTATGCCACCAGCAAGGCGGGCATCATAGCTTTCACCAAGGGACTTGCCCGGGAAGTTGCGGAAGAAGGCATACGCGTCAACTGCGTGGCTCCCGGCCCCATCGACACCCGCATGCTGCCCAACAAGGAAGCCACGGCGAAAAGAGTCCCCATGGGACGCACGGGTACCGCCGAAGAATGCGCCGAAGCCATTGCCTTCATGCTGGATAACGCCACCTATACCACCGGCTGCACCCTCGACGTGTGCGGCGGCCAGTACATGAACTGA